A stretch of Lathyrus oleraceus cultivar Zhongwan6 chromosome 6, CAAS_Psat_ZW6_1.0, whole genome shotgun sequence DNA encodes these proteins:
- the LOC127094818 gene encoding casparian strip membrane protein 2, with translation MSTIIDVAESSNPHVNEKAALIASPQKPGGWKKGIAIMDFILRLGAIASSLGASITMATSDQTLPFFTQFFQFEASYDSFSTFQFFVIAMAFVGGYLVLSLPFSIVTVIRPHATGPRLFLIILDTVFLTLATSCGASAAAIVYLAHNGNQDANWLAICNQFGDFCAQTSGAVVSSFVAVVVLLLLIVLSSLALGRH, from the exons ATGTCAACCATCATTGATGTGGCAGAGTCAAGCAACCCTCATGTTAATGAAAAGGCTGCTTTAATAGCATCCCCTCAAAAACCAGGAGGATGGAAAAAAGGCATAGCCATAATGGATTTCATTCTAAGGTTAGGTGCCATAGCATCTTCTCTTGGTGCTTCTATCACCATGGCAACTAGTGATCAAACTCTTCCATTCTTCACTCAGTTCTTTCAGTTTGAAGCTAGTTACGATAGCTTTTCAACTTTTCA GTTTTTTGTGATAGCAATGGCATTTGTTGGTGGCTACTTGGTTCTATCCCTACCATTCTCAATAGTAACTGTCATTCGTCCTCATGCAACTGGACCAAGGCTTTTCCTCATCATCTTAGACACA GTGTTTCTTACTCTTGCCACTTCCTGTGGTGCTTCAGCTGCTGCCATAGTTTACTTGGCTCACAACGGCAATCAAGACGCAAACTGGCTTGCCATTTGCAATCAATTTGGAGATTTCTGTGCACAAACTAGTGGTGCTGTTGTGTCATCTTTTGTTGCTGTGGTGGTTCTGTTGTTGTTGATTGTTCTGTCCTCTTTGGCTCTTGGAAGACATTAG